From Xiphophorus maculatus strain JP 163 A chromosome 12, X_maculatus-5.0-male, whole genome shotgun sequence, the proteins below share one genomic window:
- the LOC102216553 gene encoding C2 calcium-dependent domain-containing protein 4C-like, producing the protein MWVLGKLRENMESIPLELNRYIGKNNENAFFSTKASLSQKIHTNIITPDNIPEFCLPPRLFKRQPMLETEMPQLQQDSHQQTQKSRPSFQAKMKDMKEKSEDPLVPQKAPRKPLPFSAECYGLAGIYESPNTRRKESLFHSKRPVYVFERRISATKPSQVKETAPLKKTFSGFFPLFVSKSFSEAASVEAETPSSAKSLRSVPSRSRCLKETVSCPSLIDSMEKSKKPKKLGLSLPTSSCRQLTSAKNPPTLSPPVLHQVDLLHCQERLQHEHILPLQGHGRVRLSTEHSTFSNGASSIFFTVRVCVVSVEGLLDGSERQTLNCAVSLCLMPGKLQRQESATIRNCRRPVFNEDFYFTELSHKDLMELQLQVKVVDKTAAGALRRGTVIGMICKPLSKLVSSEDRV; encoded by the coding sequence ATGTGGGTCCTTGGGAAGCTCAGAGAGAACATGGAGAGCATTCCTCTGGAACTGAATCGTTACATtggaaaaaacaatgaaaatgcttttttctcCACAAAGGCCAGCCTCTCACAGAAAATTCACACGAACATCATTACTCCAGACAACATTCCTGAGTTCTGCCTACCTCCACGGCTTTTCAAGAGACAGCCGATGCTAGAAACTGAGATGCCCCAACTTCAGCAGGACAGCCATCAGCAGACACAAAAGAGCAGGCCGTCTTTCCAAGCTAAAATGAAGGATATGAAGGAAAAGAGTGAAGATCCTTTAGTGCCTCAGAAGGCTCCAAGGAAACCTTTGCCATTCTCTGCAGAGTGTTACGGTCTGGCTGGGATTTATGAGAGTCCCAACACTAGAAGGAAAGAGTCTTTGTTCCATTCAAAACGGCCTGTATATGTGTTCGAAAGGCGCATCTCTGCCACAAAACCCAGTCAAGTAAAGGAGACAGCCCcattgaaaaaaactttttcggGGTTTTTCCCACTCTTTGTATCCAAAAGCTTCTCAGAAGCAGCAAGCGTGGAAGCTGAAACGCCTTCCAGTGCCAAATCACTCAGAAGCGTCCCATCCAGAAGCCGGTGTCTTAAAGAAACCGTATCCTGCCCTTCGCTGATTGATAGCATGGAGAAAAGCAAGAAACCAAAGAAATTAGGTTTAAGTTTACCAACTTCTTCCTGCAGACAGCTAACCAGTGCTAAAAATCCACCCACCCTGTCCCCACCTGTTCTCCATCAAGTGGACCTGCTCCACTGCCAGGAGAGACTTCAGCATGAACACATCCTTCCTTTGCAGGGCCATGGTCGAGTTCGCCTCTCCACTGAGCACAGCACATTCTCCAATGGTGCTTCCTCAATCTTTTTCACTGTCAGAGTGTGTGTGGTGTCTGTGGAGGGCTTGCTGGATGGAAGTGAACGACAAACTCTGAACTGTGCTGTGAGTTTGTGCCTGATGCCGGGGAAGCTGCAGCGCCAGGAGAGCGCCACCATCAGGAACTGCCGTCGACCCGTGTTCAATGAAGATTTCTACTTCACAGAGCTGAGCCACAAGgatctgatggagctgcagctccaggtAAAAGTGGTGGATAAAACTGCAGCGGGAGCTCTGAGGCGGGGAACAGTGATCGGGATGATCTGTAAACCTCTATCCAAGCTGGTGTCCTCTGAGGATCGGGTGTAA